GTGGTGCAGGCACAAGTGAGGACTGACTGCTCTTTCCTGTTTTATCAGAGCATGAAGGGACGCCCACCCCCAACGCCCCTTTttggagatgatgatgatgacgatgacatTGACTGGCTGGGATGAAGACCCAGGAAACTGGTGCAAAGGTTTCTCTGCAACCCTTCCCTAAGCATGATTTTGCACAGCCAACCCTGGGTCTAGGCGAGCCACCGGGTGAGGTCAAGGTGAGCATTCTGGGAACAATATTTGGGCTCAGAGGGTGGGTTGGCCACCTTCTGAGCCCCACCCCCGCCAGACCTGGTGAAGAGGATCATAACCCTGTCTTCAAGAACACTGGGATTTCAGCAGCAAGTTGGAAGAAGGACTGGTAGGTTCCCCTCCAAGCCAGTCACCTGTAAGAGTCCTGTCCTCTGCCAGACTTTTTAATCTCTTCATTAACTCTGACTGACCTGGGAGCCCTCCTCTACCTGAATCCAGTGCTCAACTGTGCCCTGGCAACAAGACCTGGGCTGAGGTCTCCCTGGTAGAACTAAGGGAGATTACACCATCTAAATCCCAGTGCAGGCAACAGCCTGGCCTATAGTCCTGGGACATGTATCTTCTTCTTTGCCTTAAATCTGATACAAGAGGTCAAtgactttgaaaataaaactaaaataaatgtctATAATGAAACTTGACCCAAGCCCTTGGAGAAAAATTGAGTTTGGTTCCAAGGGCTGTCTGTGCTCCTTTTTGGGAATGTAAGGGTAGGAGTCTTACAGATCTGGGTCAGTTAATGTGCACAAAACGTTGTGGCATATTTACTCCCTTTGATATCTAACCCTGGAACTTTTAGGCTCTCAAAGAAAGTCACCACTGTAGTCCTAGCTCATCCCTGGGGCATGATGGTTCTGTGAGGACCAGTCCAGTCATCCTCTTGCTCCTGCAGGCTTAGTCCTGCAGTCTAGGAAGCCACGCAAAGAAGGTGAGAGGGTCCCTTCTTTCCATTGTTCATGGCACCTGAGGGATTCTTCACTTTGAGAGCAGCTTCCATTCCCTTAGAACTCATGGGACCAGGACTTATGCAGAGAACAGTAGTGAGAAAATACTTGTCATTTTCTTGATTCCAGGATCTTCCAAAGATTATGCAATCaatcagtctttaaaaaaacagaataattttaataaaaatgtttcttgattttaaatgttttaaaagatagGACTCAAAATTCCACTTCATCTGGCCTGGCATCATCCTTGCAGGCTTTGGATATGTCTCCCGTGTGcggacctgggaggcagtgagAACTAATTATTTCTTTGTTGCTTAACAAAAGGCGGTGCTGTTTGGCACTTTACACAGACTGGCTTATCTCCAGCAACCACTGCAGAAGACAGtgttatcaccattttatagaggagaaaactgagacttagagaggtaaagtaatttgtccaaagttACATATCTAGGAAGCCTCAGCACAAGAATTCAAATCCTGGCCATCTGATTCCAGAGCCTGGGCTCTTGGCCAGCACAGCCTGACTGTCACtggttgggggaaggggcagtGATGCTTTTAGAAACAGGCTTCTTGAGACAGCAGGCAGCTTTCCAGTTCCCTGCAAACATGGGGGACTGCCCTGATCAGTCCTAAAGGTGTGACATACTCTACTTTCTAGGGCAGTTATTTCTTATTGTAAATTAACTAGTGGCTATTATATTTGCTTCTGCCCGCAGGGAGAGAAGATGCTGAGTAACTGTGCCAACACAGGTGCTTAAAGTCCGTGTGACAGTTACTTTTCTTATAGCATGTACTCAATTAATACTTGTTACATGAATGAAGAATGACTTGCCTCAGTTGGCATTCTGGGGTGCCTACCTGGGTGCAGCATTTCAGGGCTGGGTTTCCCTGAGCAGAGTTGTCTTCGTAGCAGATGGATGGACTCTGTCCTCAAGACAGGCTTATAAAGAGTACTACCAGCTCTATTAGCCCCACTCAGCCCCTGCAGTTGTTACAAGGGTTCATGTGCTTTCTGTTGGAATTAGGAGAACAGAACAGTCatagactatttaaaaatatatatttactaaaacgtatttgtttttaattcccaAAGCTTACAACCATCTTTTCATCTAATCTGTGAGGTATTTAGTATACAGCAgtgattttctctctttccttttttataaagtGAAGACGTTCAACTATCCAGAGGGTCCCATCTAACTCAAAAAATGTAATGGCTTTGGTTGGATTGCATCTTCAGTCAGTACCTGCCATGGCTTAATCAGTATTTTAAGTGAATGAATCATGTTTCCCCACTAGATCATTACGAGTAAGCAGTAAGTAATAAATAGAGAATATTAAGTATTGAACATTATTAGATGCAGCTTTTTGTTCTGCATAGAAGAAAGATGAGGATAAAGGAGGGCATTGAGGCCACGAAGAGCTTCCCAGACACCCACGGCCATCAGATCATCTTCTTCCTGCAGGCAGTGCCTTCTGGTGGAAGGAGCTCAGTCTATCAGAGAATAAACCAGGAGCCTGAAAGCAGTCCTGTGTCTCTGCCTTTAATCAGCTGTCACTTATTCTCCCCCCAAGAAAGGGAAATAGGTCTCAGCAGTTGCTGCCATCCatcatgaataaaatgaaatcatttcattaaaaatttttttgtatgaaTGTGCAAAATTGCCAACTAGGAGttcaatgggaaaaataaaaaatacttagttTGTCAACATGATCCATAGACGAGATGATCTTCATGTGTTCCAAAGGCAGAAAGGTGAGAAAAAGGATCTAGCTTGGTCTCTGTCCCTCAAAGACAGAAGAGGTCAGGAAGTCCAATGGGCGATGCTCCTGTAGATAAGGCACAAAGCAGGAGAGCTGAGGGTGCCCAGGTTCCATGCCCTGCATCACCAAGAACCCTTCTCCCTGGCTTGAAATCTTTGGAAATTCCTGGTTTGAGTCACAGAGAAGCATTGTCATGGGCTCAGTAACCCTGCCACCCCTGTTCTCTCCATTCTCCCTTTGGTCACAGCAGCTGTCTTAAGACACAAGACCATGCCTGGGCCCTATGTAGGCTGGCTGAGAAGGAAGGTTGCTGCAATGGCTTCCGAACTCCAGGGAGCAAGTGCTGGCTTCAGCTCAAagtttccaggggctgggaaTAAGGTGGAGGAATAGCCATCAGAAGAAAGGGCAGTTGGAAGTATAGTGTCTGGAAGAGGGGGCTCCATGTCCCTCCAGCCTCAGTGCCTGCATGTTCCTCACCAGCTAAGCTGTGCTGAGAAGTGGGTAAGCTAGGTAGTAGCCCACAGCAGACCCCAAGACCACACCAAGGAAAATCCAGGTGTTGTAGGACATTACGGCCAGCATGATGAAGTAGCCGATGACCACCTGGATGACATGGATTAGAGACTGGCCAAAGTGACACAAATACCACCTAGATAAAAAGGAGAAGCAAGTTAATCCTGGTAATGAGCTGGTAATGAGGAAGCTGGGAGTAGATATCAGGGAGTAGAAAGCTGTTGAGTTACGTGACCCGATTGATTTATAACTTGTATGCTTAACCCAGGAGAGATTTCTTTCTGCccctcccacccccgcccccagaaAAAACTcgagatttatttttaaagagacatatCTTCACTACATTTGGTTTCAAGCTTCCTGGCATCCTAGGCAAAGGGGATAATGAGGGTATCTGTAATCTGTCTTTCTGATAAGGAATAAGAGAAAATCATCAGTAAGGCATATTTCCCCCCTGAATCTACTTTGGGAGGCAGTAtgacaatggaaagaaaaagcatGGTCTTAGGTGACATTATCAGTTCCTAGACCTGCCACTAACTAAAAGTGGCCTAGACAAatgtcttaacctctctgaacgtAAGATTCCTTATCAGTAAAACAGGAATGAGAATACTTCCCTTGCAGTGCAGTTGTGAAGATCTGAGACACCCATGTAGGGTGGCTAGTGATGGAGCGGGCAGGCTTATTAAGCACAGGTGAGGCTGGGGCTGGACAGAGGGCAGAACAGGGACCCTAAATGGTTGCCTGATTCgagtgggaagggaggagaggagagcttGTCATCCTCCTCCCACAAAGTGGGATACATTGCTTCAGGACAGCTGCAGATCCCCTCCTGGATATGGGAGCCTAGTGACCCATGGAACTGGTGAGATTTGGGGGAGGGTGGGTGGCCACCTCATTTGCTAGATAGATAGGGGCCTGCACCTGAAGATCATTGTTCCCTAAAGAAAGCCTTCtgagcctctcaagtggctggcTGTTCACAGAGTGCTTTGGCCTGGGCATCAGGAGACATGAGCTCTAGTTCACTTGGCTATGTGTAGCCACTTTGGCAACTCCTGGTCCTTCCCTGGGCCTCGCTGTCCTCTCTGTGAAGTGGGGCTAATGCTGTCTGGGCCAGCCTGTCTCTCAGGGTGAATGTGAGGCTTCTGCCCCTTTCCCATACCCACTGCCTGTACCTGTGGTGGGTTCTGCCAACAGGGAATGAATCTGAGCCTGCAGAGTCCCCGTCTGTCTCTGCGATGGTCTGCTGGCTGATGGAGGTTGGCAGGTTCACCAGCACCTGGTTGAGCAGCTTGGCTTTGCCAACCTTGATGCCTTCATACAGTACAGCCAGAAGCAGGAGCACCAACACCGAAAGGGCCATGCCTGTCAAAGGAGGCAGAGTTGTGGAGACCTGGCCAGGCCAGCACTGTTTCCCTTCCATCACCTCCACCTGTTCATGGAATCCACTCCATCCACCTCTATCCTGCATTTTCTTCCCCACCCTTGCTGAGTTCCAAACTTCTTCACTGTCTTCACCAGACTTTTCTTAGCTGGAGTGTGGCTTTGAGATCAGGAAGAGAAGCCACCTGAAAAATCCAGGGACTGAGGGTGAAGAAGCCATGTACCATTACCCCACCCACTCCCCCGGCAGGCTGCACAAATCTGTCATGACTTCTTGTTAAGTGATGAGTACTGCAAGGTCCTATTTATATGTAAGTATGCAAAAAATGTCTGGAAGGAGAGATAAACAGCACAAGAGTAATAGTTAGCAAAGTAGGATACAGGTGGTTTTTATGTTCTTGCCTAACTTTCTAaggtttcttttatatatattacttttataataggGGAAAAAcccaataaattattttacagaaaCTATCAAGTGCTTATTAGAGCTGTTGTGTAAAATTAACTGCTAATTACTACTTTTGTTTCACTAAGAGGGATAATAAGTGGTCCAGCTAAAGTATTTTACTGGACTCTGCGACATAATAAGAGATGTATATCCTGTTTCTGCCCTGGTTTCCTGGCACACGACTTCTAGAACCCTTGGAAACTCTGAAGTGGTGTCTTTttatatgctaatgagatgactgatGGCTGAGGCTCCTggatgggggctggttgccaggggaGCCAAACTTGTGCTTGGAGGTTGGCACTTTCAGCCCCACTCCCTACCTCTGGAAGGAGACAGGGACTGAAGGTTGAATTGATCACTAGTGGCCAATGAGGTCATCAATCATGCCTCTATATGAAGACTCCATAGAAACCCAAAAGAATGCAgtttagatagaaggaataagttgtTGTATTCGACAGTACAGTAGGGAAATTTATAGTTAaccataatttattgtatatttcaaaatagaattgtaatgttcccaacacaaagataaatgtttgaggtgataaacACCCCAGTCACCCTGATTggatcattacatattgtatataggtatcaaaatatcacgtGTACCCCAAAacatgtacaactattatatatgaataatttttttaaaaggacaggATTTGAAAAGCTTCCAGCTGCTGTGAACACATGGGGGTACCTGGAAGGTGGCAAGCCCAGGGAGGGCCTGGAGGCTCTGAACCCCCTCCTACATGCCTTGCCCCATGCATCTTTTCCACCCAGCTAttcattgtacttttttttttagatggagtctcgctctgttgcccaggctggagtgcagtggcgcaatcttggctcactgcaacctccacctcctggattcaagcaattatcttgcctcaggattcaagcaattatcttgcctcagcctcccaagtagctgggattacaggcaccccccaccacgcctggctaatttttttgtatttttagtagggacggggtttcaccatgttggtcaggctggtcttgaactcctaacctcaggtgatccactcacctcggcctcccaaagtgctgggattacaggcatgagccaccgcacctggcccatttgtACTCTTTTTAAGTGTTTCCTTGAGGGTTGTGAACCATTCTATCAAATAATTGACCCCAACAAAGGCGTTATGGGAACCCTGACATATAGCCAGTTGGCCAGAAGTACGGGAGACAAGCTGGGACTTGCGATTGGTGCCTGAAGCAGGGGGCAGCCTTGTGGGACTGTACCCTTAACTTGTGGGATCTGCACTAACTCTGGTTAGTGTCAGATTTGAACTGAGttgtaggacacccagctggtatcAGAAAAGTTGTCACTGAGGGAAAGCCTACACATCTGGTCACAGAAGTGTGTGGAgcgtaagaaaaggaaaaagttgggttttttttcccaCAGGCTCCCAGGAGGAAATCATCTGACAGATGcaggtttttaaaacataaaattataggtAATTTCATGTACATGGTGAAACTTCAAACAGTGCAAAAAAGAATACAATGAAaattcaggccgggtgtggtagctcatgcctgtaatcccagcactttgggaggtcaaggtgggtggatcgcttgaggtcaggagtttgagaccagcctggccaacgtggtgaaaccctgtctctactaaaaatatagaaaaattagctgggcattgtggtgcctgcctgtagtcccagctactcaggaggctgaggcaagagaattgcttgaacctgggaggtggaggttgcagtgagccgagatcgcgccactgcattccagcctgggcgacagagactccatttcaaaaaaagagaaagatcagTTTTCTTCCCACCCCAATCTCTCTTCACCCCAGTTCTCCTCCCCAGAGCAACCTCTGTTACTCAATGTATGTATCAGCCTCTGTTTGTCCAAATGACAGCATCCTATCTACGCATACTGTTTTGCATTTGACTTTATCATCCAGTTTTACCTCAGTTCACACAGATTTACCTTTTCCTCAGTGGCTTCATCATATCTGTGATAGATTACATTTTCCAAAGACAGCCACTCCAATATATCCCACCCCACATCCCCTTCTTATGATGTCAACACTCCTGCCATCAAGTGGTGGGGTCCATGTTTGTTCCCTCTCCTTTAGCCTAGGAAGACCTTCGTGACTGCTTCAGCCAATAAAGGTAGAAGTAATGCTATCTGATTTCCAAGGCTAGGTCTTGAAAATCCGACGTACTTCTACCTTGTTCTCTTGCGACACTCGATCTTGGAATCTAGCCACTCTGCCACGAGGAAGCCCAGGCCATAGGAGATGCCACATGTAGGTGTTCAGCCAACAACTCCAGCTGAGGTCCTAGCTAACAACCAGTATCAGCCACTTGGCATGAGAGTGAGGAACTCTTCCAAATGACCCTACTTCCAGCCACTGTCTGACTATACTGCATGAGAGACCTTCAGTAAGGACCACTCACCTGGGTCCAGTCAACTCACAGAACCTTGAGAGAGAATGATAAAATgacttgttttaagccactgtttaTTCAGCAATAGATAACAAGAAATAGTAACCCATTGTAGGGAtgaccataatttatttaatctgcaCCCGCAataatgggcatttgggctgtttccagtcTCTTTTTAAGATGCAGTTATTTAAGTTGAAAAATAACTTCTTAATGAATTAGTGACAAACTCTGCCTTTTCAAATCAAAGGAATATTCTTTCCTTTCAAATTGGTGTCTCATCTCCAGCAGCGGCTGTGGGCTTCTGAACTGGTG
This genomic window from Pan paniscus chromosome 11, NHGRI_mPanPan1-v2.0_pri, whole genome shotgun sequence contains:
- the SLC31A2 gene encoding protein SLC31A2 isoform X2; the encoded protein is MAMHFIFSDTAVLLFDFWSVHSPAGMALSVLVLLLLAVLYEGIKVGKAKLLNQVLVNLPTSISQQTIAETDGDSAGSDSFPVGRTHHRWYLCHFGQSLIHVIQVVIGYFIMLAVMSYNTWIFLGVVLGSAVGYYLAYPLLSTA